The genomic region CCCCGTCGAGCACCCGCAGGCAGCGCTCCACCTCCACCGTGAAGTCCACGTGGCCGGGGGTGTCCACGAGGTGCAGCTCGCAGCCGCGCCACTCGAAGCGGGTGACCGCCGAGGTGATGGTGATGCCGCGCTCGCGCTCGAGCTCCATCCAGTCCATCACCGCCGCGCCCTCGTGCACCTCGCCCATCTTGTGGGTGCGGCCGGAGACGTAGAGCAGCCGCTCGGTGAGGGTGGTCTTGCCGGCGTCGATGTGGGCCATGATCCCGAGGTTCCGGATGGCCCGGATCCGCTTCTCGCCCGCAGACGGCCTGCCGCGCTCGCCGCTCATGCCGTGGCCCCCTGCGGGCGAGTATACGTCCGGGGCGCGCCGGTCGGCAGGCTCGCGCGCCCCGCGGGAATCAGCCGTAGAGCTTGCGCGTGGTGCGCCCGATGATCCGGATCGAGGCGCGGCGCGGCAGGAGCCGGCCCAGCGCGAAGGCCGCCACGCGGTTGAGCGCGCCGGTCACCACGCTCGGCCCCCGCCCGAGCGCGTCGAGCGCCGCCCGGGCCACCGCGTCGGGCTCGGCCAGCGGCCCGTCGTTCTTCGGGCGCGAGGCCTCCCGGCCGCGGGTGCGGGTGGCGCCGGCGCGGCAGGCGAGCACGTCCACCCCCTCGCCGCGCAGCTCCGCCCAGAGCCCCTCGGCGAGGACCAGGCTGAAGGCCTTGGACGCCGCGTAGGCCGCGAGGAGCGGGTTCCCCTGCGCGCTGGCGACCGAGGTCATGAGCAGGATCCCGCCCCGCCCGCGCGCCGCCATGGGGCCGCCGAAGAGGTGCGCCAGCGTGAGCGGCCCCCGGCAGTTCACGTCGATGACCCGGAGCTGCGCCCGCAGCGGCCGCTCGAGGAACGGGCCGACCACCGCGTGCGCCGCGTTGTAGACCACGAGCCCCACCTCGGCGCCGCGGGCGAGCGCGAGGGCCACCTCGGCGAGGTCCTCGCGGGCGAGGTCGGCCGCCGCCGAGCGCACCGACACCCCGTGCACCGCCCGCAGCTCGGCGGCGAGCCGGTCGAGCGCGTCCTGGCGGCGGGCGATGAGGAGCAGGTTCAGGCCCCGCGCGGCGAGCGCGCGGGCGAAGGCCTCGCCGAGCCCGGCCGAGGCGCCCGCGACCAGGGCGACGGGCCCGTAGCGCTCGGCGAAGCGGCTCAAGGGAGCGCCCCTCGGCCCCGCCCCGGGGCGGGCGCCCCCCGCACCGCGACGCGCGTGGCGGGATCCATGGCGGGGGGGCCTCCGGCGCCCAGCGGGCAGGCGGGGACCCCGGCGAGCCGGCGGGTGCCATCCGAGTGCCCTCTGGCGGAGGAGCCCCGATGGACGGGCCCCCCTCCACCGGCCGGAGGCGCACGATCGCCGCCATGACCAGCACGCACACCGTCGAGATGGCCGTGGTGCACCGCCCGTGCAGCGCCGGGATCGACCTCCCCGCGGGCGCCTCCGCCGACGACCTCGCCCCGTCCGACTACCACGTGGTGGAGATGCCCGACGCCACCGAGCACCACGGCGCGATCGTGGCCTGGGCGGTGGTGCACCGCCCCAACGACACCGGCCTCGACCTGCCGGCCGGCAAGGGCGCGGCCGAGCTCGCCCCAGGCGACTACCGGCCCATCGAGATCGACGACGACGGCGGCGTCTGAGCGCCCGCCGGGCGAGCTCCTCAGGCCCCCCGCGCCGCGGCGCGGGGACCCGGGGCCGGCGAGGGA from Anaeromyxobacter paludicola harbors:
- a CDS encoding SDR family NAD(P)-dependent oxidoreductase: MSRFAERYGPVALVAGASAGLGEAFARALAARGLNLLLIARRQDALDRLAAELRAVHGVSVRSAAADLAREDLAEVALALARGAEVGLVVYNAAHAVVGPFLERPLRAQLRVIDVNCRGPLTLAHLFGGPMAARGRGGILLMTSVASAQGNPLLAAYAASKAFSLVLAEGLWAELRGEGVDVLACRAGATRTRGREASRPKNDGPLAEPDAVARAALDALGRGPSVVTGALNRVAAFALGRLLPRRASIRIIGRTTRKLYG